The Salvelinus alpinus chromosome 10, SLU_Salpinus.1, whole genome shotgun sequence genome includes the window ATTGAACAGGTACAGTGGTGCATGGCCCACCTCACTAACCTCAAAAACACACCATGCTTTTTTTCTACCCTCAGTCTGAGGCATAGTGAGCTTCAAGCAGAGCAGCTTGTCAAGTTTCTCATCGCAAATTTGTTGAATTTCCTAGCTCTCATGAAAACGTTTATATCTAATCGGGAATCCACCTTTGCAGCACAACTTAATTATCTCATCGTTATATGAAAAACACACGCACTGCCTGCCATGCTCAGTTGTCATTTACAAATGTAAATGCGTGTTTTAGCTTGGTCTGGTAAATGGAACGCCATGGTATGCCTCTGTCAACCCCAACTTCAGTCAATCTCTGTCTATTTGCTATTCAGTCTGATTTCAGACTTATGCTTTGATAGCGGTGGTTTGAGTGCATCCGAGGGGGAGTTATGAAACAGATTATGCAACGGGCAGACAGCCTACAGTAAAGCTCACACCGCTTCACCATCTCCAATTGCACTGAGGAGTGAAGAGATAAGAAGGCCTTGCCAGCAACTGCCCACCATTACTGGCCTTTGATGTTCCCATATTTTCAGTAGCATGGCCAACTGTAGAAAAACACTCCCAAAAGTGTCTGCCTGTATCAGATCAGATGGGGTGTCTGTGTCTATACTGCTTATGGCTGGTTCGGGTTGTGACAATCTCATGCCTCTTTTCAACCTGTTGGGTTTGAGAATATTGGCTCAATAATGAGTTCTCAGACACACGTGTATGTATTTATGTCATCTACAGTATGCTGGTAATCTTCAAAGACAAGTGTTTGGATGCTACAAATGGTGACTAAAACCAAAGCAAGTTTAATGTGTAAAATTGCAATTAGATTTCAAACTTAGCTTCCTCTGCTATGAGGCTAAATTCAGGTCAACAACAAGCAGGGGACAGGGGTTTTTCAGTATATCATTCTCAATAGAATGAGGTTGCTCCGAATCAAATTCTCTATTGTCAAACTTCATGACATGCTATTTTCACCCTCTGCCACAGACTTTCACCTCACAATGTGAGCGAAGCCTGGAGCCGAGGCTACTTTCACCCTGTCTGAACCAATGGTGATGACTCAACGGTTTTCAGAGGTGAATGAGTAAACATTTCTCATACCAGTATGAATGAGGTGGGCAAACTTCACCACTAACTTTGAAAATGCCTAGTCATACCCATACCAACATGGGGTACAACTGCTTTTCAATGGGGAAACCGATTGTCAATTGTGCTTGCTCTGCCAACTAAGAGCAAGTCATAGGCTGCAGTCATAGTGAAAGAGTTGTGGACGCAACAAGCCGTACTTAGTCTGTTTCCCCACCACAGGACGTACGTTACACCATTGAAAACAGTGTGCCGTATTCTCACACCAAGTGAAAAATAAGAAGTGAACGTCGCTCTTGTGTCTCAAACGGTTGCATTTATTCATGTGGCCTTTGGGCTGCCTATTTCAATCGTATGACCTCTTATAAAAGAGAGTGTGTGAGTCTCATTATTGTTGACACATTTTGAAGAAAGGACTAAGTGAGGTATTCTAACTGGTGTTGGTTTTCAAGATAATGATTTGACTGTTCTCACTTTGACAAACAGAGGACAATCATTTTATTTCAGTTTTAATTGATACCTTTCACAATTATAATGCCAATAATTTTGAGGATTTGCAGCAGCACCTACTCTTCAAATACAGAAAACAGTAACACAGTCGAGGTAACAATACTCATTGACACAATTTATATACAGTAATGTACACTTTTATACAAGGACCTAGAGAACTGTATGCATTGTATGTTTCTTGACTGTCTTCATGGGGTATATGTAAACAACAATGAATTTCTATACTGGCAAAATACCAACGTAATCAGGATGCAGCTGGGTTTGTCGCCCTGGAAACGTGCGGTCCATAGCAGCCTATGATATCATATGGAAGTAATGATAAGGTCGGAGGCATTCACAGGGGGCTGAAGCCTAACTTTGAGACCCCTGGTATTAACCTTTACACATTTAAATGTATAGATGTCAATGAGAAATTTGAATTACGCACACAGATCTTTAGCTAGGATTCAACCCAACGGTATGGTCTGAGGGGATGTTTAATATGTAGGTAGGTGTGGTAACGCCAAGATGGGGTGAGTGGTCACAGGGAGGTGGGGTTACAAGGAGAGGGCAGGGGTGGTCTCGGTGTCGGACATGACGGAGGGGCGTTTGGGGACGGCATGCATCTTACTGAGGCCTCTCTGGTTCAGGCCACAGGTGTACTGCCTCAGCAGCCTCAGCAGATCCTTCCGGAAGCGAACGCCAATGAACACGTACAGGAAGGGGTTAATGCAAGCATGGGTGTATGCAAGGCTCTTCGCAATCTGCCCGGCGACATCGAAATGGCCCGATACGGCACAGTCTGTGATGGTGGTGTTGGCGGCCTGCATGGCATCAACCACGAGTAGCCCGTTGTACGGTAGCTGGGAGAGGACAAACACAGCCACCACGGCGAAGATGACTCTCAGTGCCTTGTGCTTCTCAAAGCTCTTGGCCTGCAGCAGGGTGCGGATGATGACCGAGTAGCATAGCACCATGACCAGCAGAGGCAGGCAGAAGCCCACACAGACCTGCAGAGCCAGCACCAGGATCTTGGTGCGGTTGAATAGGTTGTTGGGGTAGACCAGGACACAGAAGGAATTCCCCCTGTGGTCAGGCTTAACCTGGGCAAAAATGAACTCGGGCAGAGCCAGGAGGCCTGAGATGATCCAGACAGCCAGGCAGACCAGCTTGCTGACAAACAGCCTCTTGTTCTTCAGGTTGTGAGCCTTGGTGACCTGGACGATTGCCACATAGCGGTCCACACTGATACAGGTGAGCAACAGCATGCTGCTGAAGAAGTTGATTTTGTAGACGGCCGAGAGGATCTTACAGAGGCCCAGGCCGAACACCCAGCCCCTGGTGGCATCAGCAGCCCAGAAGGGCAGTGTACCCAGGAAGAGGAGATCAGCCACAGCCAGGTTGAGTAGGTATACGTCTGTCATAGTCTTGAGGCGGTGGCGTACCGTGGTAAAGATGAAGACCACCATCAGGTTGCCCACGGCGCCCAGGGCGAAGATGAGCCAGAACAGAGGGGGTTCGTAGAGACCCCGGAACTCCCTCACCCAGGACTTATCACACATTCCCCCTGGGGTCTCAGTATAGCCTCCCTCATAGTCCTCTGTGTAATCTCCAGATCCCTGTAATACAAACAAGCATTCTGAGACTTTTACTTTGAATTTGTGCAACAGGTGTCCTTAATCATTTATTTTGTCACTTTGTCTTTCATAACGGTTTAAGACCAACAGATTTATGTAGTTTGAGCTTTAGTTTTTTCTCGTGACTTCCTGTCTGCAGTGGTTGACTAGCTAGCTGCCTGTTCCCCTAAACCGTCTGCCTACACTACAGTGTTTCATAACACAGTGCATTTAGCGGCGCCCAGCACGGTGACATCAAGACCTTTAGGTAGTGACGTTCTACCTAAAGCCAATGCTGCTGTGGTTGCTCTCAGAAGCAGGTGTTGTGTCTCACAACAGGAGAAACCACACCGCTGCACCACTTCCTCTGTGTGAGATGGGGGGGCTAACGCTCCAGGGGGGCTACAGAGAGGGGCTCAGGTTCACGATGCACGTCAGCGACACTGCGCTCGTTGTCGCCTCCGACACAGATCTAGGACAGAGATAAATATGGGGGGAAGGTGACAGTTCTTTTGTGCGCACCGTAGATATTTGATGCTGATGTTTGCGTGTGTTTTTGAAATATTTGCTTCAAGAGTTCTTGTACACTTGCACGAACACAGACTACAAAAACATTGTTACAAACATCATAAACAACCCTTCCAGTCTGATCCAAATCCTGATCTGAATCTTGGCTACTTTGGGTACTAAAAgtggaaaataaaatgtttttctcTTCAACCACATTAATGTTGATGTGAAACTTTATGTGGTCTTTGTACGGGAGTTCAAAAGACAAGCACTAGATCAGGGGTATCCAGCCTTTTCTATCATGAGAGctacttaaagaaaaaaaatgaaactGGTCGCGTGCTACAAATTTTTTCTAGCATTCAAATAGGCACGTTTTTCTCTTCTCCCCTAAAACTCTTCCCCACATCCTAGTGTAGAagtgaaagtagtgcactgtttTCTGCCAATATACCTGGTAAAGTAATAGTTAATAAACAACTCTAGGGGGCCCTATAAAAGCTGAGATTCGTTTTTTTCTAATTCTGTTTTATATATTATGTTGTTTTCTCAT containing:
- the LOC139531902 gene encoding C-C chemokine receptor type 9-like, with amino-acid sequence MESPLFTIFPTSETGSGDYTEDYEGGYTETPGGMCDKSWVREFRGLYEPPLFWLIFALGAVGNLMVVFIFTTVRHRLKTMTDVYLLNLAVADLLFLGTLPFWAADATRGWVFGLGLCKILSAVYKINFFSSMLLLTCISVDRYVAIVQVTKAHNLKNKRLFVSKLVCLAVWIISGLLALPEFIFAQVKPDHRGNSFCVLVYPNNLFNRTKILVLALQVCVGFCLPLLVMVLCYSVIIRTLLQAKSFEKHKALRVIFAVVAVFVLSQLPYNGLLVVDAMQAANTTITDCAVSGHFDVAGQIAKSLAYTHACINPFLYVFIGVRFRKDLLRLLRQYTCGLNQRGLSKMHAVPKRPSVMSDTETTPALSL